In Bosea sp. (in: a-proteobacteria), one DNA window encodes the following:
- a CDS encoding DUF1467 family protein: protein MNIVGGFALYFIIWWITLFAVLPFGIRSQHETGDVVAGTEPGAPVLPRLLRKAVVTSLIAAVIFAGVWYAWVTYDV from the coding sequence ATGAACATCGTCGGCGGCTTCGCCCTTTATTTCATCATCTGGTGGATCACGCTCTTCGCGGTGCTGCCCTTCGGCATCCGCAGCCAGCATGAGACAGGCGATGTCGTGGCCGGAACGGAACCCGGCGCCCCCGTGCTGCCGAGGCTCCTGAGGAAGGCTGTCGTCACCTCGCTGATCGCGGCGGTGATCTTCGCCGGCGTCTGGTATGCCTGGGTGACCTACGACGTCTGA
- a CDS encoding NADH-quinone oxidoreductase subunit M, whose protein sequence is MFGFGILAGLLILPLVGAAFILAQRGDEASVNSNARWAALITTVLTFLLACVAWGRFDTANPGFQMVETHGWISDAIRFKLGVDGFSFPFVVLTAFLMPFCILASWTSVEKRVREYMVAFLVLETLMIGVFAALDLVLFYLFFEAGLIPMFLIIGIWGGKRRVYASYKFFLYTLLGSVLMLLALMAMYWNAGTTDIPTLLAHKFPSQMQPWLWLAFFASFAVKMPMWPVHTWLPDAHVEAPTAGSVVLAAILLKMGGYGFIRFSIPMFPEASALFAPLVFALSVIAIIYTSLVALMQEDMKKLIAYSSVAHMGFVTMGLFTLTPQGIQGAMYQMVSHGLVSGALFLCVGVIYDRMHTREIAAYGGLVSRMPAYAVVFMVFTMANVGLPGTSGFVGEFLTLLGAFRANPWVAFFATSGVILSAAYALWLYRRVVFGELEKPELKDIEDLNGREALILVPLVLLTIWYGIQPHAILDAFAAPTEALIKNYQAALTVAKTALAAAQ, encoded by the coding sequence ATGTTCGGTTTCGGTATCCTCGCCGGTCTCCTGATCCTGCCGCTGGTCGGCGCCGCCTTCATCCTGGCGCAGCGCGGCGACGAGGCTTCGGTCAACTCCAACGCCCGCTGGGCGGCGCTGATCACGACGGTGCTGACCTTCCTGCTCGCCTGCGTCGCCTGGGGGCGGTTCGACACGGCCAATCCCGGCTTCCAGATGGTCGAGACCCATGGCTGGATCTCGGATGCGATCCGCTTCAAGCTCGGCGTCGACGGCTTCTCCTTCCCCTTCGTCGTGCTGACGGCCTTCCTGATGCCGTTCTGCATCCTCGCTTCCTGGACCTCGGTCGAGAAGCGGGTGCGGGAATACATGGTCGCCTTCCTCGTGCTGGAGACGCTGATGATCGGCGTCTTCGCGGCGCTCGACCTCGTGCTGTTCTACCTGTTCTTCGAGGCGGGCCTGATCCCGATGTTCCTGATCATCGGCATCTGGGGCGGCAAAAGGCGCGTCTACGCCTCCTACAAGTTCTTCCTCTACACGCTGCTCGGCTCGGTCCTGATGCTGCTGGCGCTGATGGCGATGTACTGGAACGCCGGCACCACCGACATCCCGACGCTGCTCGCGCACAAGTTCCCCTCGCAGATGCAGCCCTGGCTGTGGCTCGCCTTCTTCGCCTCCTTCGCGGTGAAGATGCCGATGTGGCCGGTCCATACCTGGCTGCCCGACGCCCACGTCGAGGCGCCGACGGCGGGCTCCGTCGTGCTCGCCGCGATCCTCCTGAAGATGGGCGGCTACGGCTTCATCCGCTTCTCGATCCCGATGTTCCCGGAAGCCTCGGCGCTGTTCGCGCCGCTGGTCTTCGCGCTCTCCGTCATCGCCATCATCTACACCTCGCTGGTGGCGCTGATGCAGGAGGACATGAAGAAGCTGATCGCCTATTCCTCCGTCGCCCATATGGGCTTCGTGACGATGGGGCTGTTCACGCTGACCCCGCAGGGCATCCAGGGCGCGATGTACCAGATGGTCAGCCACGGGCTGGTCTCGGGCGCGCTCTTCCTCTGCGTCGGCGTGATCTACGACCGCATGCACACCCGCGAGATCGCCGCCTATGGCGGGCTGGTGAGCCGCATGCCGGCCTATGCCGTGGTCTTCATGGTCTTCACCATGGCCAATGTCGGCCTGCCCGGCACCTCGGGCTTCGTCGGCGAGTTCCTGACGTTGCTCGGCGCCTTCCGCGCCAATCCGTGGGTCGCGTTCTTCGCGACGTCGGGCGTCATCCTCTCGGCGGCCTATGCGCTCTGGCTCTACCGCCGGGTCGTCTTCGGCGAGCTCGAGAAGCCCGAGCTCAAGGACATCGAGGATCTGAACGGCCGCGAGGCGCTGATCCTGGTCCCGCTCGTCCTGCTGACGATCTGGTACGGCATCCAGCCGCACGCGATCCTCGACGCCTTCGCGGCGCCGACCGAGGCGCTCATCAAGAACTATCAGGCCGCGCTCACCGTCGCGAAGACGGCGCTGGCGGCCGCGCAGTAA
- a CDS encoding peptidylprolyl isomerase: MLRSSLAALAVVASLGFAQAQSPKPDPENTVILETKDGPVTIRLRPDLAPKHVAQIKTLVKRGFYDGIVFHRVIDGFMAQTGDPTGTGTGKSDLPNLPAEFTQTPYKVGSVGMARSASPDSANSQFFICYEGCGSLTGQYTLFGEVVSGMDAVRKIKKGSSAANGQVSAPDKIVRMRMQADAK; the protein is encoded by the coding sequence ATGCTGCGCAGCTCGCTCGCCGCTCTCGCCGTCGTCGCCTCGCTCGGTTTCGCCCAGGCCCAGAGCCCGAAGCCCGATCCGGAGAACACCGTCATCCTCGAGACCAAGGACGGGCCGGTCACCATCCGCCTGAGGCCGGATCTGGCGCCCAAGCACGTCGCGCAGATCAAGACGCTGGTGAAGCGCGGCTTCTATGACGGCATCGTCTTCCACCGCGTCATCGACGGCTTCATGGCCCAGACCGGCGACCCGACCGGCACCGGCACCGGCAAGTCCGACCTGCCGAACCTGCCCGCCGAGTTCACCCAGACGCCCTACAAGGTCGGCTCCGTCGGCATGGCCCGCTCGGCCTCGCCGGATTCGGCCAATTCGCAGTTCTTCATCTGCTATGAGGGCTGCGGCTCGCTGACCGGCCAGTACACGCTGTTCGGCGAGGTCGTTTCGGGCATGGACGCCGTGCGCAAGATCAAGAAGGGCTCCAGCGCCGCCAACGGCCAGGTCAGCGCCCCCGACAAGATCGTCCGCATGCGGATGCAGGCCGACGCCAAGTAG
- a CDS encoding biotin--[acetyl-CoA-carboxylase] ligase, producing the protein MLGEAARAAGYRLIVRDEVGSTMAEARRALDQGEPGRLWIVARSQNAGRGRHGRQWGSPPGNLYASLLLTDPCEPALAPQLGFVVGLALHDAAAALLGPAASGLKLKWPNDLLLDRAKISGLLLEGESRAGRLNVIVGCGVNIASCPTDTPYPATFLKAAAPQATIEAMLGGLTDAFARRFAIWSQPGGFGPIRAAWLERAAFLGETITIRLPDGPLSGIFAGLDPSGRLELETGTGRRLIDAGDLFFGPPPQG; encoded by the coding sequence GTGCTCGGTGAGGCTGCCCGCGCCGCGGGCTATCGGCTGATCGTCCGTGACGAAGTCGGCTCCACCATGGCGGAGGCGCGGCGCGCGCTGGATCAGGGCGAGCCGGGCAGGCTCTGGATCGTCGCCCGCAGCCAGAATGCGGGCCGGGGACGCCACGGCCGGCAATGGGGCTCCCCGCCCGGCAATCTCTATGCGAGCCTCCTGCTGACCGATCCTTGCGAGCCGGCGCTGGCGCCGCAGCTCGGCTTCGTGGTGGGGCTTGCCCTGCACGATGCCGCTGCCGCGCTGCTCGGCCCGGCCGCATCGGGCCTGAAGCTGAAATGGCCGAACGACCTGCTGCTCGACCGCGCCAAGATCTCGGGCCTGCTGCTGGAAGGCGAGAGCCGGGCAGGGCGGCTCAACGTCATCGTCGGCTGCGGCGTCAACATCGCCTCCTGCCCGACGGACACGCCCTATCCGGCGACCTTCCTCAAGGCGGCGGCGCCGCAGGCCACGATCGAAGCGATGCTCGGCGGCCTCACCGACGCCTTCGCCCGGCGCTTCGCCATCTGGTCGCAACCGGGCGGCTTCGGCCCGATCCGCGCCGCCTGGCTGGAGCGTGCCGCCTTCCTCGGTGAGACGATCACCATCCGCCTGCCGGACGGCCCGCTCAGCGGCATCTTCGCCGGACTCGACCCCTCCGGGCGGCTCGAACTCGAGACCGGGACGGGCCGGCGCCTGATCGATGCCGGCGACCTGTTCTTCGGCCCGCCTCCCCAGGGCTGA
- the nuoN gene encoding NADH-quinone oxidoreductase subunit NuoN has translation MALPALGPALPEIILALGAIAMVLVGAIRGERATRLLEGLALALMAIALVLVLSGDGRATTFNDGFIVDGFARFMKVLALIGAAAAILLACDPLRRDGVMRFEYPILVVLATVGMMMMISANDLISLYIGIELQSLALYVVAAFDRDNAKSTEAGLKYFILGTLSSGMLLYGGSLVYGFTGTVAFPGIAAATQGGHAGLGLIFGIVFIAGGIVFKISVVPFHMWTPDVYEGAPTPVAAFFASAPKMAAMAMVIRVFVGAFPGAIHDWRQIIVFVSIASMALGAFAAIGQRNIKRLLAYSSIANMGFALVGLAAGTPAGVQGVMTYMAVYLATTLGAFACVLMMRRDGKPVEDIGELAGLSRTNPWMAFAYAMMMFSLAGIPPLAGFWAKFYVFLAAIDAKLYVLAVIGVLTSVVGAYYYLRIVKLIYFDDPKPAFEASDLGVRGVLLVSAIFVVALSLLPSPLFDSAAAAAKSLF, from the coding sequence ATGGCTCTGCCCGCTCTCGGCCCGGCCCTGCCGGAAATCATCCTGGCCCTCGGCGCCATCGCCATGGTGCTGGTCGGCGCGATCCGCGGCGAGCGCGCGACGCGCCTGCTCGAGGGGCTGGCGCTCGCGCTCATGGCAATCGCGCTTGTGCTGGTGCTGTCGGGCGACGGGCGGGCCACGACCTTCAACGACGGTTTCATCGTTGACGGCTTCGCCCGCTTCATGAAGGTGCTGGCGCTGATCGGGGCGGCGGCCGCGATCCTGCTCGCCTGCGACCCGCTGCGCCGCGACGGCGTGATGCGCTTCGAATATCCGATCCTCGTCGTGCTGGCCACCGTCGGCATGATGATGATGATCTCGGCGAACGACCTGATCAGCCTCTATATCGGCATCGAGCTGCAGTCGCTGGCGCTCTACGTCGTCGCCGCCTTCGACCGGGACAACGCGAAATCGACGGAAGCCGGCCTGAAATACTTCATCCTCGGCACGCTCTCCTCCGGCATGCTGCTCTATGGCGGCTCGCTGGTCTACGGCTTCACCGGCACCGTCGCCTTCCCCGGCATCGCGGCCGCGACGCAAGGCGGCCATGCGGGGCTCGGCCTGATCTTCGGCATCGTCTTCATCGCCGGCGGCATCGTCTTCAAGATCTCGGTCGTGCCGTTCCACATGTGGACGCCGGACGTCTACGAGGGCGCGCCGACCCCGGTCGCGGCCTTTTTCGCCTCGGCGCCGAAGATGGCCGCCATGGCGATGGTGATCCGCGTCTTCGTCGGCGCCTTTCCGGGCGCGATCCACGACTGGCGCCAGATCATCGTCTTCGTCTCGATCGCCTCGATGGCGCTCGGCGCCTTCGCCGCGATCGGCCAGCGCAACATCAAGCGCCTGCTCGCCTATTCCTCGATCGCCAATATGGGCTTCGCGCTGGTCGGGCTCGCCGCCGGCACGCCCGCCGGCGTGCAGGGCGTGATGACCTATATGGCGGTCTATCTCGCGACCACGCTCGGTGCCTTCGCCTGCGTGCTGATGATGCGCCGCGACGGCAAGCCGGTCGAGGACATCGGCGAGCTCGCCGGGCTGTCGCGGACCAATCCCTGGATGGCCTTCGCCTATGCGATGATGATGTTCTCGCTCGCCGGCATCCCGCCGCTCGCCGGCTTCTGGGCGAAGTTCTACGTCTTCCTCGCCGCGATCGACGCCAAGCTCTACGTGCTCGCCGTGATCGGCGTGCTGACCAGCGTGGTCGGCGCCTATTACTATCTGCGCATCGTCAAGCTGATCTATTTCGACGATCCGAAGCCGGCCTTCGAGGCCTCGGACCTCGGCGTGCGCGGCGTGCTGCTGGTCTCGGCGATCTTCGTGGTGGCGCTGTCGCTCCTGCCCTCGCCGCTGTTCGACTCGGCGGCCGCGGCGGCCAAGTCGCTGTTCTGA
- a CDS encoding ribonuclease J, with protein sequence MTRASDQLVFVPLGGLGEIGMNAALYGFGPEGRRKWILVDCGLSFAGPEAPGVDIVLPDLRYIVEERANLLGIVITHAHEDHIGALAALWPSLRAPVYCTRFAAGLLATRRLSEPGAPNVEINIVPQGGRITLGPFDIEFVPVAHSIPESNALAIRTPVGLVVHSGDWKIDPTPRVGLPTDEKRLRELGDEGVLALICDSTNVMRDGTSPSEADVAAKLKELVASAPGRVAVTTFASNVARLRAVAEAAMANEREVVVVGRAMDRVIDVARECGYLDGIPAFRPVDAYGYLPRDKVVALVTGSQGEPRAALSRIAADDHPEIALSPGDRVIFSSRTIPGNEKSVGNILNALARDNIEIITDRTHLVHVSGHPRREELARLYGWLKPRIAIPAHGEDLHLAEHESFARSLGVKHVLRAGNGDVVAIAAEGARKVDEAPHGRLYQDGSLLVNALEKTIQERRRLSFAGIVSIAVAVDAKGAIAGEPEIAVLGLPPRTRDGSAFDEYVADTLADLIDNIPKARRRDPEALRNALERGIRSAVNEEWGKKPLVHALVIEV encoded by the coding sequence GTGACCCGCGCCTCCGACCAACTCGTCTTCGTTCCCCTCGGCGGCCTCGGCGAAATCGGCATGAACGCCGCCCTCTACGGCTTCGGGCCGGAGGGACGGCGCAAATGGATCCTGGTCGATTGCGGCCTGTCCTTCGCCGGGCCGGAGGCGCCGGGCGTCGATATCGTCCTGCCGGACCTGCGCTATATCGTCGAGGAGCGGGCGAATCTTCTCGGCATCGTCATCACCCACGCCCACGAGGACCATATCGGCGCGCTCGCCGCGCTCTGGCCCTCGTTGCGCGCGCCGGTGTATTGCACGCGCTTCGCCGCCGGCCTGCTCGCGACGCGCCGCCTCTCGGAGCCCGGCGCGCCCAATGTCGAGATCAACATCGTGCCGCAGGGCGGGCGGATCACGCTCGGCCCCTTCGACATCGAGTTCGTGCCCGTGGCGCATTCGATCCCCGAATCGAACGCGCTCGCGATCCGCACGCCTGTCGGCCTCGTCGTCCATAGTGGCGACTGGAAGATCGATCCGACGCCGCGCGTCGGCCTGCCCACCGACGAGAAGCGCCTGCGCGAGCTCGGCGACGAGGGCGTGCTGGCGCTGATCTGCGATTCGACCAACGTCATGCGCGACGGCACGAGTCCGAGCGAGGCCGATGTCGCCGCCAAGCTGAAGGAGCTGGTCGCCTCGGCGCCCGGCCGCGTCGCCGTCACCACCTTCGCCTCCAACGTCGCGCGGCTGCGCGCCGTGGCGGAAGCCGCGATGGCGAATGAGCGCGAGGTCGTCGTCGTCGGCCGCGCCATGGACCGCGTCATCGATGTGGCGCGCGAATGCGGCTATCTCGACGGCATACCCGCCTTCCGCCCGGTCGACGCCTATGGCTACCTGCCGCGCGACAAGGTGGTGGCGCTGGTGACGGGCAGCCAGGGCGAGCCGCGCGCCGCGCTCTCGCGCATCGCCGCCGACGATCATCCCGAGATCGCGCTCTCGCCCGGCGACCGCGTGATCTTCTCCTCGCGCACCATTCCCGGCAACGAGAAATCGGTCGGCAACATCCTGAACGCGCTGGCGCGCGACAACATCGAGATCATCACCGACCGCACCCATCTGGTCCACGTCTCCGGTCATCCCCGCCGCGAGGAGCTGGCAAGGCTCTATGGCTGGCTGAAGCCGCGGATCGCGATCCCCGCCCATGGCGAGGATCTGCATCTGGCCGAGCACGAAAGCTTCGCCCGCAGCCTCGGCGTCAAGCATGTGCTGCGCGCCGGCAATGGCGACGTGGTCGCGATCGCGGCCGAGGGCGCGCGCAAGGTCGACGAGGCGCCCCATGGCCGGCTCTACCAGGACGGCTCGCTCCTGGTGAATGCGCTGGAGAAGACGATTCAGGAGCGCCGCCGGCTCTCCTTCGCCGGCATCGTCTCGATCGCGGTCGCGGTCGACGCGAAGGGCGCCATCGCCGGCGAGCCCGAGATCGCCGTGCTCGGCCTGCCGCCCAGGACCCGCGACGGCAGCGCTTTCGACGAATATGTCGCCGATACGCTCGCCGACCTCATCGACAACATCCCCAAGGCCCGCCGCCGCGATCCCGAGGCGCTGCGCAACGCGCTGGAGCGCGGCATCCGCAGCGCGGTCAACGAGGAGTGGGGCAAGAAGCCGCTGGTGCACGCGCTGGTGATTGAGGTGTAA
- the mce gene encoding methylmalonyl-CoA epimerase — protein MIGRLNHVAIAVKDLGAATALYRDTLGARVSQPQPEPEHGVTVVFVELPNTKIELLEPLGADSPIAKFLDRNGDGGIHHICYEVDDILAARDRLKAQGARVLGSGEPRIGAHGKPVLFLHPKDFLGTLVELEQA, from the coding sequence ATGATCGGACGCCTCAACCACGTCGCCATCGCCGTGAAGGACCTCGGCGCCGCGACCGCGCTCTATCGCGACACGCTCGGCGCGCGCGTGTCGCAGCCGCAGCCCGAGCCGGAGCACGGCGTCACGGTCGTCTTCGTCGAACTGCCCAACACCAAGATCGAGCTCCTGGAGCCGCTCGGCGCCGATTCCCCGATCGCCAAGTTCCTCGATCGCAACGGCGATGGCGGCATCCATCACATCTGCTACGAGGTCGACGACATCCTGGCGGCGCGCGACCGGCTGAAGGCGCAAGGCGCACGCGTGCTCGGCTCCGGCGAGCCGCGCATCGGCGCCCATGGCAAGCCGGTGCTGTTCCTGCATCCCAAGGATTTCCTCGGCACGCTGGTCGAGCTGGAGCAGGCGTGA